In the genome of Paramisgurnus dabryanus chromosome 18, PD_genome_1.1, whole genome shotgun sequence, one region contains:
- the dnajc21 gene encoding dnaJ homolog subfamily C member 21, whose product MKCHYEVLGVKRDATDDDLKKAYRKLALKWHPDKNLDNAEDAAEQFKLIQAAYDVLSDPQERAWYDNHRDALLKGGVGGEYQDDSIDLLQYFTVTCYSGYGDDEQGFYAVYRNLFESIAKEEREHSKDDEEDEDEFPLFGDSQSDYDTVVHLFYGFWQSFCTRKNFAWKEEYDTRQASNRWEKRAMEKENKKTREKARKEHSELVRQLVAFVRKRDKRVQAHKKLVEEQNAEKAKKVEELRRKQKLSQAKLAEEYREQSWHAMSELEKELQQMEAQYGEEFGDASESEEEEEEEVVEDGQDRPDTETGDAAVEMDDYYDDLYCPACDKSFKSDKAMKNHEKSKKHREMVALLRQQLEEEDKSLNQNSAEKDEDDDDDEDEISDTPRQKLSKRQKKKKRQQRTVNNLPEEPENESSIPQSTEECPPSESDSGNNKDAPVPSEDPDENLKPDELEPKTQKSSAKTKAKKGGKDSKKNNKTHGCVEVSQEKEVNLRCVTCQYEFPTRNKLFDHLQTTGHATALSSSNAAQTSRKKKESRKNR is encoded by the exons ATGAAGTGTCACTATGAGGTGTTGGGCGTGAAAAGAGACGCGACAGACGACGATCTCAAAAAGGCCTATCGGAAATTAGCCTTGAAATGGCACCCAg ACAAGAACCTTGACAACGCAGAAGATGCTGCAGAGCAGTTTAAACTGATTCAGGCTGCATATGATGTCCTGAGCGATCCCCAAGAAAGAGCCTG GTATGATAACCACAGAGATGCTCTACTGAAAGGTGGTGTCGGAGGAGAGTACCAGGACGACAGTATTGATCTTTTGCAGTACTTCACAGTCACCTGTTACTCAGGTTATGGAGATGATGAGCAg GGCTTTTACGCTGTATACAGAAACCTGTTTGAATCTATAGCAAAAGAGGAGCGGGAACACAGTAAAGATGATGAAGAGGATGAAGACGAGTTTCCTTTATTTGGAGATTCACAGAGCGACTACGACACT GTGGTCCATTTGTTCTACGGCTTTTGGCAGAGCTTCTGCACACGCAAAAACTTTGCATGGAAAGAAGAGTACGACACGCGGCAGGCGTCTAACCGCTGGGAGAAGAGAGCCATGGagaaagaaaataagaaaacaagAGAGAAGGCCAGAAAAGAACACAGCGAACTTGTACGCCAACTAGTGGCCTTCGTCCGTAAACGCGACAAGCGAGTTCAGGCCCATAAGAAGCTCGTGGAAGAGCAAAACGCTGAGAAGGCCAAAAAAGTAGAAGAACTGAGGAGAAAACAGAAACTCAGTCAGGCCAA GTTGGCAGAAGAGTATCGGGAGCAGAGCTGGCACGCCATGTCTGAACTTGAGAAGGAACTGCAGCAGATGGAGGCTCAGTACGGTGAAGAGTTCGGAGATGCATCAGAAAgtgaagaggaggaggaggaggaggtggTTGAAGATGGACAGGATAGGCCCGATACAGAGACGGGAG ATGCTGCCGTGGAGATGGACGACTACTACGATGACCTGTATTGCCCTGCCTGTGACAAATCTTTTAAATCAGATAAAGC TATGAAGAACCATGAGAAGTCCAAGAAGCACAGAGAGATGGTGGCGTTGCTACGACAACAGCTGGAGGAAGAAGATAAATCGCTGAATCAGAACTCTGCTGAGAAagatgaggatgatgatgatgatgaagatgaaatcAGTGACACGCCGAGACAAAA ATTGTCTAAAAGgcaaaagaagaagaaaaggCAACAGAGAACAgtaaat aatCTTCCGGAGGAGCCCGAGAATGAAAGCTCAATCCCACAGTCCACAGAAGAGTGTCCACCATCCGAGTCAGATTCGGGCAACAACAAGGACGCCCCTGTCCCCTCTGAGGACCCAGATGAGAATCTCAAACCAGATGAACTAGAACCCAAAACTCAAAAAAG CTCTGCCAAGACGAAAGCCAAAAAAGGCGGGAAAGACTCAAAAAAGAACAACAAAACTCACGGATGTGTTGAAGTTTCGCAAGAG